Proteins from a single region of Kluyveromyces lactis strain NRRL Y-1140 chromosome C complete sequence:
- the SSD1 gene encoding mRNA-binding translational repressor SSD1 (similar to uniprot|P24276 Saccharomyces cerevisiae YDR293C SSD1 Protein with a role in maintenance of cellular integrity interacts with components of the TOR pathway ssd1 mutant of a clinical S. cerevisiae strain displays elevated virulence) yields MPEQERFVQTTGGKGTPKQIHIAHRKSPSELTNLMIEQFTLQKQIENNSSGGNLGVQGQSAANFLPQPPNVQYQLSPNSGNRKGRSHSRSGSAFYNNNDHKQNPAAGGHRRTGSQTSVYGHSRRQSIGLNEAKRAAAEEQAKRESGPQIKIDNVQDIPKLVDENEQTSFKFPGSPTTESKNLGHRRTQSNMSPNRSFQFPPAKLNQKENNDDFIPVGTPHRRTNSKNEGIDGNWRLQQQQQQVSPFHHSRTHSREYSGHPGLEPPPVFQPGHKSRGSNASSHSFTSANGQQNSNGRKSLFAPYLPQANIPQLIEEGKLVAGILRVNKKNRSDAWVSTNGVLDADIFICGSKDRNRALEGDLVAVELLMVDDVWESKKEKEEKKRRKDASTQQDIIPLDSKDDYHNDASTSIVTSASCSSENKGSDATLGSSSGSIKRRGSLKQRPTQKKNDDVEVEGQSLLLVEEEEINDDYRPLYAGHVVAVLDRIPGQLFSGTLGLLRPSQQANNDVNKPNKPKIVWFKPTDKKVPLIAISIEQAPKDFVENADKYLNKVFVASIKRWPITSLHPFGTLVSQLGDVNDPKTEIDSILRDNNFLSDEYLDPQDRTKERDSFAPVLLSEEQSKTRRTYENVIAISETGEVSDYAVHLRDTDNGNLELGFHVVDVTVHIEEGSSLDRRARKRSSAVFMPQKTVGLLPAALNEFLSLQPEKLSNTVSIIYELKPENFDIVTTWIGETRVKPNTSLTHDRLNQELERSSASGSKFVEKLEAVAKEFYRCRLNSKNADLYRTLPLLESLDDEKVKVDLNILQRSKALTLLSEIERKVNNTVATRLFTSLGDVAFLRRQPEPISTKLKTFQKKVEKLGVEMDITSSESVLNSILAIDNNTTRMAVELFLSKTLTPAKYFISGKVEPDQFAHYSLNLPLFTHFTAPLRRYSDHVVHRQLKSIINGTEYKETIESLKITSEYCNFKKDCAHHAQEQAIHLLLCKTTNDMGNQNGQVLTLATVLQVYESSFDVFIPELGIEKRVHGDQLPLVKAEFDVAERVLELYWKKGVDSATFVPSDEQNPKSYRNSIKNKFNSSSKEIAFNQNSLQNNLISEQFSKELKELKLTPPSLNLRKFNNADALEGYFETTVTREEGDNYIQEIRELQQVPLLLRAEIGMALPCLTVRALNPFMRS; encoded by the coding sequence ATGCcagaacaagaaagatttgTTCAGACTACCGGTGGTAAGGGTACTCCGAAGCAAATTCACATTGCTCATAGGAAATCTCCTTCTGAACTTACGAATTTAATGATTGAGCAGTTTACTCTACAAAAACAGATCGAGAATAATAGTAGTGGCGGAAACTTAGGCGTACAGGGACAATCTGCCGCCAACTTTTTACCGCAACCACCCAACGTGCAGTATCAACTGTCCCCAAATTCAGGTAATAGAAAAGGCAGGTCTCATTCTAGAAGTGGTTCTGCATTCTACAACAATAACGATCACAAACAAAATCCTGCTGCAGGTGGACACAGAAGAACTGGCTCTCAGACGAGCGTATATGGACATTCCAGAAGACAATCCATTGGTTTGAATGAAGCCAAGAGAGCCGCTGCAGAAGAACAAGCAAAAAGAGAAAGTGGACCTCAGATCAAAATTGACAATGTTCAAGATATCCCTAAGTTAGtcgatgaaaatgaacaaacGAGCTTCAAATTCCCTGGATCTCCAACAACCGAGTCTAAGAATCTAGGTCACCGTAGAACTCAGTCAAATATGTCCCCTAATAGATCATTCCAGTTTCCACCTGCTAAGTTGAaccaaaaggaaaacaatgatgatTTCATACCCGTTGGAACCCCGCATCGTCGCACTAATTCGAAAAATGAAGGTATCGACGGTAATTGGAGGttgcaacaacagcaacagcaggTATCGCCATTTCATCACTCTAGAACGCATTCAAGAGAATATTCAGGCCACCCAGGTTTGGAACCACCACCTGTCTTCCAACCAGGTCATAAATCACGTGGATCCAATGCTTCTTCCCACAGTTTTACCTCGGCAAATGGCCAGCAAAACTCCAATGGCCGTAAATCACTTTTCGCACCCTATTTGCCACAAGCTAACATTCCTCAACtaattgaagaaggcaAATTGGTTGCAGGTATTCTACGGGtcaacaagaaaaataGATCGGATGCCTGGGTTTCGACCAACGGTGTGTTGGACGCCGATATTTTCATTTGTGGTTCGAAGGATCGTAATAGAGCTTTGGAAGGTGATCTTGTTGCCGTTGAGCTTTTGATGGTTGACGATGTCTGGGAATcgaaaaaggaaaaggaagagaagaagagaagaaaagatgCAAGCACTCAACAAGATATTATTCCACTAGACTCTAAAGATGATTACCATAATGATGCTTCAACAAGTATTGTTACAAGCGCATCATGCTCTAGTGAAAATAAAGGATCAGATGCTACATTGGGATCTTCATCTGGCTCCATCAAAAGAAGAGGATCATTGAAGCAGCGCCCAactcaaaagaagaatgatgACGTAGAGGTTGAAGGTCAATCTTTATTATTGGTcgaggaagaagagattaATGATGATTACAGGCCTTTGTACGCTGGACACGTAGTCGCGGTGTTAGACCGTATTCCGGGCCAACTATTTAGCGGTACTTTGGGTCTATTAAGACCATCTCAACAAGCGAACAACGATGTGAATAAGCCAAATAAGCCGAAAATTGTTTGGTTCAAACCTACCGATAAGAAAGTTCCTCTAATTGCCATTTCGATAGAACAGGCGCCTAAGGACTTCGTCGAAAATGCTGATAAGTATCTGAATAAAGTTTTCGTTGCTAGCATCAAGCGCTGGCCAATCACTTCTTTGCATCCCTTTGGTACTCTTGTCTCGCAATTAGGCGATGTGAACGATCCAAAAACTGAGAttgattcaattttgaGAGACAATAATTTCTTAAGTGATGAATATTTAGACCCTCAGGACCGTACAAAGGAGAGAGATAGTTTTGCACCTGTATTGCTTTCAGAAGAGCAAAGCAAAACAAGGCGTACTTATGAAAATGTCATTGCCATTTCAGAAACTGGTGAAGTTTCTGATTATGCGGTCCATTTAAGAGACACTGACAACGGTAACCTTGAATTAGGATTTCATGTTGTTGATGTAACAGTCcatattgaagaaggttcATCTTTGGATAGAAGAGCTAGGAAAAGATCTAGCGCTGTCTTCATGCCACAGAAGACTGTTGGTTTGCTTCCAGCCGCTCTGAATGAATTCTTAAGTTTGCAGCCCGAGAAACTGTCAAACACTGTCAGTATAATATATGAACTGAAGCCTGAAAACTTTGATATTGTTACAACGTGGATAGGCGAGACTCGTGTCAAGCCAAACACCTCATTGACACATGACAGGCTTAATCAAGAATTGGAGAGATCTTCAGCTTCGGGCTCAAAGTTTGTTGAGAAACTTGAGGCAGTGGCTAAAGAATTTTACCGCTGTAGGCTTAACTCCAAAAATGCTGATTTATACAGGACTTTGCCCCTTTTGGAATCTCTCGATGACGAGAAGGTTAAAgttgatttgaatattttaCAACGTTCTAAAGCTTTGACCCTTTTATCGGAAATAGAGCGTAAAGTGAATAATACCGTTGCTACTCGATTGTTCACTTCCCTGGGAGATGTTGCTTTCTTGAGAAGACAACCAGAACCAATTTctaccaaattgaaaacgttccaaaagaaagttgaaaaacTTGGCGTTGAGATGGATATAACAAGTTCTGAATCAGTtttgaattcaattcttgCCATAGATAATAACACTACAAGAATGGCGGTTGAGTTATTTTTATCCAAGACCTTAACACCGGCTAAATATTTCATATCTGGTAAAGTCGAACCTGACCAATTTGCGCATTATTCATTGAATTTGCCATTGTTCACACATTTCACAGCTCCTTTGAGAAGATACTCTGATCATGTGGTTCATAGGCAGTTGAAGAGCATAATTAATGGTACAGAGTATAAAGAAACTATTGAATCTTTAAAAATCACGTCTGAATAttgtaatttcaaaaagGATTGTGCACATCACGCACAGGAACAGGCTATCCATTTACTCCTCTGcaaaacaacaaatgaCATGGGGAATCAAAACGGTCAAGTACTAACTTTGGCCACTGTTTTGCAAGTATAtgaatcttcttttgatgtGTTTATCCCTGAATTAGGtattgaaaagagagtTCACGGTGATCAGTTACCTCTTGTTAAAGCAGAATTTGACGTTGCCGAGAGAGTCTTAGAACTCTACTGGAAGAAAGGTGTTGATAGTGCGACTTTTGTGCCATCTGACGAACAGAATCCAAAATCTTACAGAAACTCTATTAAAAATAAGTTTAACTCCAGCAGTAAAGAAATTGCTTTCAATCAAAACAGCTTGCAGAACAATTTGATTAGTGAGCAATTTagcaaagaattgaaagaattgaaattgacaccaccatctttgaatttgcGAAAGTTCAACAACGCAGATGCATTGGAAGGATATTTCGAAACCACTGTcacaagagaagaaggtgaCAACTATATTCAAGAGATCAGAGAACTTCAACAAGTTCCTCTACTCTTAAGAGCAGAAATTGGTATGGCGTTACCATGCTTGACTGTTCGTGCATTAAACCCATTTATGAGAAGTTGA
- the MSC7 gene encoding meiotic recombination directing protein (similar to uniprot|P38694 Saccharomyces cerevisiae YHR039C MSC7 Protein of unknown function green fluorescent protein (GFP)-fusion protein localizes to the endoplasmic reticulum msc7 mutants are defective in directing meiotic recombination events to homologous chromatids), with protein sequence MNSTSTQVYLNSSVLQQLNATIQAYLTDLVSTGQTFNSSQIVSENVRFTSGTLVVGLISIYFIYQWVFSKSKLPSAVQFKLYIPDAAHKHWKGKRMFPCSVYNPEQPHMIQSYCPATGQFLGSFKSMSDTDIDEIVLLAERAQLQWAKTSLKERLQVLLSLKNFILENQEAIARVACRDSGKTMLDASMGEILVTLEKIQWIIEHGEDVLKPSARPGPTNFFMKWYKGAEVRYEPLGVVGAIVSWNYPFHNLLGPIVASIFTGNAVVVKCSEQVVWSSKFFTLLVQEALKACGHDPNLVQLCYCLPPTGNDDAANYFTSHPVFKHLTFIGSKPVAHHVLKAAADSLTPVVVELGGKDAFIVLDSVKDLQALSSIIMRGTFQSAGQNCIGIERVIVSAKNYDALVSILNDRVGQLRLGSDIDNLEDVDMGAMISDNRFGQLENLISDALSKGAKLLHGGSRYNHPNYPQGHFFQPTLLVDVTEDMQISHNEVFGPILTVMRAKDTDDCIRLANAAPFGLGGSIFGADFGECNRVANSLTTGNVAINDFATFYVCQLPFGGLNGSGYGKFGGEEGLLGLCNAKSVCFDTLPFISTQIPKPLDYPIKSNSKAWEFVKAFITGAYAVSTWQRIKSLVSLAKNAN encoded by the coding sequence ATgaattcaacatcaacacaGGTTTATCTTAATTCGTCAGTGTTGCAGCAATTGAATGCTACCATTCAAGCTTACTTGACAGATTTGGTAAGTACTGGTCaaactttcaattcttcgCAAATCGTCAGTGAGAATGTTCGTTTCACTTCTGGAACTCTCGTTGTTGGTTTAATCTCGatttatttcatttatCAATGGGTGTTCAGTAAGAGCAAACTGCCATCTGCGGTCCAGTTCAAACTATATATCCCTGATGCAGCTCACAAACATTGGAAGGGTAAGCGGATGTTTCCTTGCTCTGTTTATAACCCAGAGCAACCCCATATGATCCAATCTTATTGTCCAGCGACAGGCCAATTCCTAGGTTCATTTAAGTCTATGTCTGATACTGATATCGATGAAATCGTTCTATTGGCAGAAAGAGCACAATTACAATGGGCCAAGACTTCATTAAAGGAAAGGCTGCAAGTTCTattatctttgaaaaatttcatcttggAGAATCAAGAAGCCATTGCTCGCGTCGCATGTAGGGACTCAGGGAAAACCATGTTAGATGCTTCAATGGGTGAGATTCTGGTTACATTAGAAAAGATTCAGTGGATTATTGAACATGGAGAAGATGTTTTGAAGCCAAGCGCCCGCCCTGGACCCACTAACTTCTTCATGAAATGGTACAAAGGTGCAGAGGTCCGTTACGAGCCATTGGGTGTTGTTGGGGCGAttgtttcttggaattATCCTTTCCACAACTTATTAGGGCCTATAGTTGCTTCGATATTCACTGGTAATGCCGTTGTTGTAAAATGTTCTGAACAAGTCGTATGGTCCAGTAAGTTTTTCACTCTTTTAGTACAGGAAGCATTAAAAGCTTGTGGTCATGACCCCAACCTCGTTCAATTATGTTATTGTCTCCCACCAACAGGAAACGACGATGCAGCAAATTATTTCACTTCACACCCTGTCTTCAAGCATTTGACGTTCATTGGTAGTAAACCTGTCGCACATCACGTTTTGAAGGCTGCTGCAGATTCTTTAACCCcagttgttgttgaattggGTGGTAAAGATGCTTTCATTGTTTTGGATTCCGTAAAGGACTTACAAGCTCTCTCTTCGATTATTATGCGTGGTACTTTCCAATCGGCTGGTCAAAATTGTATCGGTATCGAGAGAGTTATAGTTTCTGCCAAGAATTATGATGCATTAGTCTCTATTCTCAACGATAGAGTAGGGCAATTGAGGTTGGGAtctgatattgataatttaGAAGATGTCGATATGGGTGCAATGATTTCCGACAATAGATTTGGTCAATTAGAAAATCTAATATCTGATGCGTTGTCAAAAGGTGCCAAGTTATTGCATGGGGGTTCTCGTTACAATCATCCAAACTATCCTCAAGGTCACTTTTTCCAACCCACGCTTTTGGTGGATGTTACTGAAGATATGCAGATCTCGCACAATGAAGTATTCGGACCAATTCTAACTGTTATGAGAGCCAAAGACACCGACGACTGTATCAGATTGGCAAATGCAGCACCTTTCGGTCTTGGAGGTTCTATTTTCGGTGCTGATTTCGGTGAATGTAACAGAGTCGCAAACTCTTTAACGACTGGTAATGTTGCCATCAACGACTTCGCTACATTTTATGTTTGTCAATTACCATTCGGTGGGTTGAATGGCTCTGGATACGGTAAATTCGGTGGTGAAGAAGGTCTACTGGGTCTATGCAACGCAAAAAGTGTCTGCTTCGACACATTACCTTTCATCTCTACGCAAATCCCAAAACCACTTGACTATCCAATTAAAAGCAACAGCAAGGCCTGGGAATTTGTGAAGGCATTTATCACCGGCGCGTACGCTGTATCTACTTGGCAACGGATAAAATCCTTAGTCTCTTTAGCAAAAAATGCGAACTGA
- the RRF1 gene encoding Rrf1p (similar to uniprot|P38771 Saccharomyces cerevisiae YHR038W RRF1 Ribosomal Recycling Factor 1 originally characterized as FIL1 a Factor for Isocitrate Lyase expression mitochondrial ribosome recycling factor), which produces MSLQAFRIGLLSTTAAPLAYARPFSSYAALLAKKKGKTSGKPGKADNEEPIEIIDVKKYVIDATKQFEKTLELHKRKLAEQKVGTASPTIFNDLRVGKEGQKFTELAATSLKGRNALIVTVFDPKDTKNIVSAIMAAGLNLNPERIPNNDQQLKVSLPPITTETRQAVCKDLKKVFEDYKHSALKESLGHVRGEIMKELKHLQKKNDDVKKVIQDVEKIHKEYTIKLQEQLKQAEKSVMNQ; this is translated from the coding sequence ATGTCACTACAAGCGTTTAGAATCGGTTTACTAAGTACCACAGCTGCTCCTTTAGCATATGCTCGCCCATTTAGTTCTTATGCGGCCCTTTtggcaaagaaaaaaggcAAGACAAGTGGAAAACCAGGAAAGGCTGACAATGAAGAGCCTATCGAGATAATAGATGTCAAGAAGTATGTCATCGACGCTACTAAACAATTTGAGAAGACTCTTGAATTGcacaaaaggaaattggCTGAGCAAAAAGTTGGAACCGCAAGCCCAacaattttcaatgatttgaGAGTAGGTAAAGAAGGACAAAAGTTTACGGAACTAGCTGCGACCAGTTTGAAGGGTAGGAATGCTCTTATTGTGACTGTTTTTGATCCTAAAGATACCAAAAATATTGTTAGTGCCATTATGGCAGCAGGTTTAAATTTAAACCCCGAGAGAATTCCTAATAATGATCAACAGCTTAAAGTTTCTCTCCCACCAATCACAACAGAGACACGCCAAGCAGTCTGTAAAGACCTAAAGAAAGTATTCGAAGATTACAAGCACTCTGCCCTGAAGGAATCCTTGGGCCATGTCCGTGGCgaaataatgaaagaattaaagcatctacaaaaaaagaatgaCGATGTCAAAAAGGTTAttcaagatgttgaaaagattcaCAAAGAATATACCATTAAACTacaagaacaattgaaacaagcaGAGAAAAGCGTAATGAACCAATAG
- the VMA10 gene encoding H(+)-transporting V1 sector ATPase subunit G (similar to uniprot|P48836 Saccharomyces cerevisiae YHR039C-A VMA10 Vacuolar H+ ATPase subunit G of the catalytic (V1) sector), whose amino-acid sequence MSQNGIATLLKAEKEAHEIVAKARQHRQELLKQAKSDAAAEITEYKSKKEQELKKFEASNEGGVEGLEKEAENSVQTELKEIKELASKKEDDVVKLLIKAVTTPTGEMHVNAA is encoded by the exons ATG TCTCAAAACGGTATTGCAACACTATTGAAGGCCGAAAAAGAGGCTCACGAGATTGTGGCCAAGGCCAGACAGCATAGACAAGAGCTTTTGAAGCAGGCTAAAAGTGATGCAGCAGCAGAAATTACCGAGTACAAATCCAAAAAAGAACaggaattgaagaaattcgAGGCTTCTAACGAAGGTGGTGTAGAGGGTTTGGAGAAGGAGGCCGAAAATTCAGTACAGACcgaattgaaagaaatcaaagaattggCCTCTAAGAAGGAGGATGATGTGGTGAAATTGTTGATCAAGGCCGTCACTACTCCTACTGGTGAAATGCACGTCAACGCCGCCTAA